The Knoellia sp. S7-12 region GTCAGGGCGCCTCGGCCTGGGGTGGCGAAAGCGTGAGGAGTTGGTCGACGGGCGCGTGGTCATCGGTGAGCACCATGGCGTCACCGATCCACGTGTCGAGTTCGGCGCCTTCGATCGCCTCCCACCCCAGTCCGCGCTCAACCATGGCATCGACGAAGGCCGCGCTGTCGACGGGAGAATCAGAGGCGACTGCGACCAGGTTGCCTCCGGAGCCGGGTTCCTTCGCGATCGTCTCCGTCTCGGCGGCCAGGACGACGTGGTCGAACTCGGCCCGCAGCGTGGCCAGCTCGGCCCGGACGAAGTCCATCGGACCGAAGTCGATGAGGTTGGCGGCATACACACCACCCGGCGCGAGGACTCGACGCACATCGGACACGGCCTCACGCGTCGTCAGGTGCCACGGGATCGTCACGCCACCGAAGGCGTCGCCAACGACGAGGTCCTGGCTCGATGCAGCCATGGACCTCACCCCCAACCGTCCGTCCTCGACCCGCACCTCGAGGTCCGGCCCGGTCTGCAGCTCGAGGCTCTCGACATCGATCTCGAGCACTCCCCTGTCGATCTCGGAGACGACGCTTCGCGTCCCCGGGCGGACCTGCGCGAGGTGGCGCGGCAGGGTCAGTCCCCCACCACCGAGGTGGTATGCCGTGAGCGGCTCCGTCGGAGGGAACTGGGTGGCCGTGACGGAGGCCAACGCGGCGACGTAGTCGAACTCGAGATGCGTCGGATCAGCCAGGTCGACGTAGGAGTGCCGGACCCCGTCGAGCACGAGCAGCCGTCCGGTGGCGCGATCCTCGTCGGGGACGACCTGGGCGCAGTGATAGACGGTCTCGGCGTCGCAGCTGCCCGGTCCCCACACGGCACCGAGCGCGCCGGGGACGAGCAACGCGACGGGCAGGCCCGCCCGCCGCAGACCGCGACCCCACAGTCCAAGGACCAGTGACGCCAGCACGAGCAGCACCCCCAGCCCGACGAGGACGACACTCACGGGGAACGCCGTGACGAAGACGAAGCCGGTGAGGACCGTCCCGGCGATCGCCCCGAGCGTCCCGGTGCCCGACAACCCGCCGACCACGCTGCCAGTCTCGGACAAGTCGGTGAGGCGCAGCTTGGCGACGATCGGTGAGACCGCCGACAGCAGGGAGCCGGGGACGAAGATCGCGAGAGCGCCCACGAGGAAGACTCCCGGGCCGGTGAGCTCCCCGGCGCCGCGCACGACGAAGGGCATGAGCGACACCACGACACCGGACACTGCGAGCAGCGGCGCAAGCAGCCGCCGCGGGTCATCCCCGTCGGCTGCGCGGCCACCGACCCATGCACCAGCGGCGATCGCGGCGAGGGCGATGCCGATGACCAAGGTGCTCGTCTCGAGCGTCAACCCGAGGTAGGGCGCGAGCAGACGCAGTGAGACCAGCTCGACCACGAGCACCGCGCCGCTGGTCCCGAAGACCAGTGCGCCAGCCGTTTTGCCACCCATGCGTTCGGGCCCGGGCGCGGACTGGGAAATCACCGACGGGCAGATCTAGGAGGTCTCTCTCACCTGGGCCAGGGGAACCCTGTGTTCGCCAGCGCTGGCGGCGGGGAGCAGCACCCGCAGACGCGTCGGCGCCATCTCGTGGTCAATTCCCCAGAGGACGGCTCTGCTCCGGCTCGTCACGCCCATCGTGCGATAGGCCGTGCGGATGTAGGACTTCACCGAGTTGATGCTGAGGTAGGTGCGCTCGGCGATCTCGTTGTTGCTGTATCCAGCGGTGACCAGAGCGATGATCTCTGACTCCCTCGCGGTGAGTCCCTGATCGCGCCCCGGCCAGGTGTTGCTGGCAAGATCTGGCTCCTCGACAAAGGGGATGACCTCGAAGCGCCGATCCTGGACCGCGATCAGGGCCTCGACGAGAGCCTCGGCATCGAGCGACTTGTGCAGCGCCGAGTGGACGCCCCGACGACGGGCAGAGGCGACGAGCTCCTCGGTGAGCAACCACGTGTAGAGCACGACCCGGCCGATGTGCGGGTTCTCGCAGAGGTCGTCGAGATCCTCGGAGCCGAGGTTCGTGCGGGTGAACGTGTCATAGAGCGCGATGTCGACCGGGCGAGTGACCGGCGCGTCGACGTCAAGCTCGACCACGCGGATGAGGTCCTGGAATGGCCCCAGCATTGCTGCGACCCCGCGCACGATGAGCTCGTGGTCGTTGACGACGGCCAGGGTGAGGGGTCGGGCAGTGGGTAACGCGGTCAGGCGTGGTGCTGCGCTCATGGCTCCTACTCTACGTGCGTCCTGGCGTGCCGCCGCTCTTTGTGTGGGGGCATCACGAAGCCCTCGTACCCCAGAGAGTCACCGTCAAACATCACGAGGTCTCGGCGTGCGAACTCCTCCAGCCACCCCCGCATGGGCCACTCACCCCAGCGACGGTGGAAGGTCGTCGCGTTGCGGACGATGTCTGCCAGGTGCTCCACCGGTGGGCGTGAAACCGGGTGGAACTGGTGGTAGGCATCAGCCCCGCCAACCCACGCCAGGTCGACGCCTCGCGAGCGGGCGGACCAGCCGAAGTCGGTGTCCTCCGCGCCGTAGCCGACGTACTCCTCGTGGAAGCCTCCGACCGTGCGCCATGTCGTCGGCGTCATGGCACAGCTCAGGGACCAGAAAAGGGCGTGGTCGCCACCGCGCTGGATCTCACCGACGGGAGGGTCGGGGCGGACGATGTGCGGAGCCCTCAGTCCATCGAGGAGCCAGGGGTCGGCAGGGACGCCCACGCCCTCGTCGAGATAGGTCACCGGCCCGGCGAGCAGGGTCCCGGGCGCCCGGGACGCTGCCCGTTCATAGGCAGTCACGAGATGCGGCCCAGGGGCGCAGTCGACGTCGAGCAGGATGACAAGCTCGGCGCCACCGGTGAGCGCGGCCTCCACCCCAAGGTTGCGGGCCCTGGCGAGCGGCAGCCCCAGGGGGTCGCCCTCGGTATGGATGACGGTCGTGCCGCACTCTCGCCCCACGACGTCGTCGATGCGTGGGTCGTCCATCGCCACGATGACGTGTGCAGTCTCGGGAGAGAACGTCCGCAGAGCCCGGCGTTGCTCGCGCAGGTGGTCGTGGCGGCCATGGGCGATCGTCACCACCGTGGACACTTCAGGCACCGGCCACCACCTCGACCAGTGAGGCCGCGCGAGCCGCAGCCCCTTGGCATCCCCACTTCTCCCAGCTCTGCCCGCCATCGGCTCGGGCCTGGCGCACGAGGTCGCCCCAGTCCGCGCCCTTGACGTCGTCGTGGTGCACGACGTGGGCGATCCCCGAGCCACCGAGCACGTCGCCCATGTGCGCCTGCTCGGCGAAGGGGCGACTCTGCGGAACCACCACTGCTGGGACCCCCCAGCCTGCGACGTCGGCGATCGCGTTCTGGCCGGCGTGGGTGACGACGATGTCCGAGCCGGCGAGGTGCTTCTGGATGTTCGGGAGCCAAGCGCCTCCCCCGGCCATCATCCAGTCGACCTCCGGGACCGCCTTGGTGATGACCTCGGGCAGCTGCGGATCGTCGAAGCCCTCGGAGCCCGTGAGCAGAAGCCCACGCGGGCGCTCCCGAGATGGGACCAGGGAGAGACCAGGAGTGGCCGGTGGGCCGCCGGCTGCAGCGCGACGGGTGATCCCCCCGACTGCCACGACAGGCGGGTGGCCGGGAGTCGAGCTCGCGGCTCCGGCCCTCTGCCAGATCTGCTCGGTCGCCCACGAGGGCCACGGAGCGAGGACTGCGGATGCTGCGTCCAGGGCCGCCGAGTGCGCCGGGTCGCGGCGGTCGCCGGGTTGCGCCACGATCACGACGGGGATGCCGAGGAGACGCACCATGACGGCCACCTCGCACGACACGTCGACGACGATCACGTCGGGTTCCTCCACTTGGACCCACCGGGCGATCGTCGTCATGCGCTCACGGAATCCGCTGTGCCACAGGGGCGCCCAGTGCATTCGCCCGTGGACCGTCACGTCGGCGCCCGATTCGGTGCCTCCCTCCGGCAACGGAGCGTCCATGGCAAGGAGGACAGTGCTCAGCGAACCGGCCCGGGCCGAGGCGCGGTCAAGCACCGATCCGAGCAGGGTGACGTCCGCGCCGCGGGCGACGAGTTCGCTGCCCACGACGGTGGCCCGGGTGCGATGCCCGGCTCCGTGGTGGTGCACGTACCACCCCACCTTCATGGCTGGTCCTCACGGCTCAGGATGCGCTCGCGATAGAGCTCGACGTACTTCGCCACCATGCGTTCGACGCCGAAGTCCCGACGCGCGGCCCGTCGCACGTCGGCTCTCTGCAGATCCGACACGGTGGACAGACCTTCGAACAGCCCTGCTACCAAGTGCTCCTCATCACCCCGACAGTTCACCAGCGCGCCGATCGCAGGTGTGACGACCTCCTCCAGCCCACCCCGGGCGAGGGCAACGACTGGCGTCCCCCACATGGCCGCCTCCGCAGCAACCAGGCCAAAGGGTTCGTCCCATCGCGGGGTGACAAGGGCGGCAGCACTGGTCCGCACCAGCGCCGCGAGATCCACGTGGGAGAGGTGACCGACGTGCTCGACATCCCCGCCGAGTTCCGGAGCAATGACGTCCTCGAACCAGACCCGGTCGCTGATGGGACCCGCGAGCCGCAGCGGACGGCCGGCACGCCGAGCCGCCCGGATCGCGAGGTCGGCGCCCTTCTCGGGCGTGAACCGGCCCATCCACACGAGGTCGTCACCGCCCACACCCGGACCTGCCCCGTCGTCCTCGACGCCGTTGAGGATGACCCGCGGCGGTGTCGGGAGGGTGGTCCAGTCGCGAGCGTTCGCCCTGGACACGCAGGCGTATGCCGTGTCCGGACTTGCGAGGGCGACTCCCAGCTCCATCCATGGGAAGGGTGGGGTGTGCAGGGTCGTGACCAGGGGCGCGGGGAGCACCTTGCTGAAGGCCAACGGTAGGAAGTGCAGGCTCTGGTTGTGCACGACGTCGATGTCGGGCCGTGCCAGAAGGTCAACGACCGCACTGGTCATGGCGGCGTGGTCGCGCAGGAACTCAGGTTCTGGCAGCTGGTGGTCGAGCGCGGCGACTTCACTGAGCCGCGGCAGCTGCGGATAGGGCACGAGCTCGTCGGCCAACGACGGGTCGGTACCGGCGCAGGCGTGGAGCCGGACATGGTGACCGAGCCGACGCAACCCACGCGCGAGGAGCGCGGTGTGCGCCTCCTGCCCGCCGGCATACGGCTCGATGATCGGATGCCGGGAGGTCGCGAACATGGCGATCCGCATTCAGCCCACCTCGTCCTCGAGCGTCGTCATGAAGTCCGCGAAGCCACCACGACACCGGCTCAGGCGACGCGCCGAGGAGGCCACGCGCACTGCGTCCGTCGCGACCCATCTGGTCGTGTGGGCGCGAATCCTTCGGACGAGGTCGACGTCCTCGTCCGTGGCCAACGGGCGGAACCCGCCGACGTCGAGATAGGTGCTGGCGCGCAGCCCGAGGTTGGCGCCGTGCACGTGCGGATGACCCTCGATGAGGTGGTGACGCGCCCGCCACTTGGTCAGCACCTCGGTGTCCGTGAGTCCGAACGGCTCGACGGTGCCGACAACCGCGTCGTGATCCACAGCCAGCTCGACCTGCCCGGTGAGCCAGTGCGTGGGGACGACGGTGTCAGCGTCGGTGCAGGCGATCCAGAGGTCTTGAGGTGCGATGCCGTTCATGGCGCTGGACGCAAGCGCCCAGCGCACCCCGGCGTCCCGGGTGGGGCCGACCATCCCGAAGTCCACGGCCGTGCTGTGCACCCGAGCTGTCTCCACGACCAGTGCGGAGCGGTCGCGGCAACTGTCGAGAACGACGGTGACGTCGACGAGCAGATCTGGCCTCACTGCTCGCAACGCGAGGCGGGCCCGTTCGACACTGATGAGGCACCGTGGCAGCAGCTGCTCTTCGTCGCGTGCCGGGATGACGACATGGACAG contains the following coding sequences:
- a CDS encoding response regulator transcription factor; translation: MSAAPRLTALPTARPLTLAVVNDHELIVRGVAAMLGPFQDLIRVVELDVDAPVTRPVDIALYDTFTRTNLGSEDLDDLCENPHIGRVVLYTWLLTEELVASARRRGVHSALHKSLDAEALVEALIAVQDRRFEVIPFVEEPDLASNTWPGRDQGLTARESEIIALVTAGYSNNEIAERTYLSINSVKSYIRTAYRTMGVTSRSRAVLWGIDHEMAPTRLRVLLPAASAGEHRVPLAQVRETS
- a CDS encoding fused MFS/spermidine synthase; the protein is MISQSAPGPERMGGKTAGALVFGTSGAVLVVELVSLRLLAPYLGLTLETSTLVIGIALAAIAAGAWVGGRAADGDDPRRLLAPLLAVSGVVVSLMPFVVRGAGELTGPGVFLVGALAIFVPGSLLSAVSPIVAKLRLTDLSETGSVVGGLSGTGTLGAIAGTVLTGFVFVTAFPVSVVLVGLGVLLVLASLVLGLWGRGLRRAGLPVALLVPGALGAVWGPGSCDAETVYHCAQVVPDEDRATGRLLVLDGVRHSYVDLADPTHLEFDYVAALASVTATQFPPTEPLTAYHLGGGGLTLPRHLAQVRPGTRSVVSEIDRGVLEIDVESLELQTGPDLEVRVEDGRLGVRSMAASSQDLVVGDAFGGVTIPWHLTTREAVSDVRRVLAPGGVYAANLIDFGPMDFVRAELATLRAEFDHVVLAAETETIAKEPGSGGNLVAVASDSPVDSAAFVDAMVERGLGWEAIEGAELDTWIGDAMVLTDDHAPVDQLLTLSPPQAEAP
- a CDS encoding glycosyltransferase yields the protein MITAVHVVIPARDEEQLLPRCLISVERARLALRAVRPDLLVDVTVVLDSCRDRSALVVETARVHSTAVDFGMVGPTRDAGVRWALASSAMNGIAPQDLWIACTDADTVVPTHWLTGQVELAVDHDAVVGTVEPFGLTDTEVLTKWRARHHLIEGHPHVHGANLGLRASTYLDVGGFRPLATDEDVDLVRRIRAHTTRWVATDAVRVASSARRLSRCRGGFADFMTTLEDEVG
- a CDS encoding galactosyltransferase-related protein; this translates as MPEVSTVVTIAHGRHDHLREQRRALRTFSPETAHVIVAMDDPRIDDVVGRECGTTVIHTEGDPLGLPLARARNLGVEAALTGGAELVILLDVDCAPGPHLVTAYERAASRAPGTLLAGPVTYLDEGVGVPADPWLLDGLRAPHIVRPDPPVGEIQRGGDHALFWSLSCAMTPTTWRTVGGFHEEYVGYGAEDTDFGWSARSRGVDLAWVGGADAYHQFHPVSRPPVEHLADIVRNATTFHRRWGEWPMRGWLEEFARRDLVMFDGDSLGYEGFVMPPHKERRHARTHVE
- a CDS encoding glycosyltransferase, encoding MKVGWYVHHHGAGHRTRATVVGSELVARGADVTLLGSVLDRASARAGSLSTVLLAMDAPLPEGGTESGADVTVHGRMHWAPLWHSGFRERMTTIARWVQVEEPDVIVVDVSCEVAVMVRLLGIPVVIVAQPGDRRDPAHSAALDAASAVLAPWPSWATEQIWQRAGAASSTPGHPPVVAVGGITRRAAAGGPPATPGLSLVPSRERPRGLLLTGSEGFDDPQLPEVITKAVPEVDWMMAGGGAWLPNIQKHLAGSDIVVTHAGQNAIADVAGWGVPAVVVPQSRPFAEQAHMGDVLGGSGIAHVVHHDDVKGADWGDLVRQARADGGQSWEKWGCQGAAARAASLVEVVAGA
- a CDS encoding glycosyltransferase encodes the protein MRIAMFATSRHPIIEPYAGGQEAHTALLARGLRRLGHHVRLHACAGTDPSLADELVPYPQLPRLSEVAALDHQLPEPEFLRDHAAMTSAVVDLLARPDIDVVHNQSLHFLPLAFSKVLPAPLVTTLHTPPFPWMELGVALASPDTAYACVSRANARDWTTLPTPPRVILNGVEDDGAGPGVGGDDLVWMGRFTPEKGADLAIRAARRAGRPLRLAGPISDRVWFEDVIAPELGGDVEHVGHLSHVDLAALVRTSAAALVTPRWDEPFGLVAAEAAMWGTPVVALARGGLEEVVTPAIGALVNCRGDEEHLVAGLFEGLSTVSDLQRADVRRAARRDFGVERMVAKYVELYRERILSREDQP